The proteins below come from a single Corylus avellana chromosome ca3, CavTom2PMs-1.0 genomic window:
- the LOC132175984 gene encoding cytochrome P450 78A5-like, translating into MSSEHFFLFFSPVLISFELFLCLLLFVPIFAFWLSPGGLAWALSKTTRTAAIPGPSGLPFLGLVFVFTGSLTHRVLAKLAEASKAKPLMAFSVGFTRFIISSHPDTAKEILNSSAFADRPVKESAYELLFHKAMGFAPFGEYWRNLRRISATHLFSPKRIASFGEFRASIGRKMVEEIRVLMGRNNVNGEVEVRKVLHLGSLNNVMMSVFGRSYEFGERCGSYEGCELEGLVSEGYELLGVFNWSDHFPLLGWLDLQGVRKRCRILVAKVNVFVGRIIEEHRAKRAENNGILTKGDECSGDFVDVLLDLEKENRLSDSDMIAVLWEMIFRGTETVAILLEWILARMVLHPDIQAKAQSEIETIVGRNRSVSDSDVPNLPYLQAIVKETLRMHPPGPLLSWARLAVHDTHVGHHFIPAGTTAIVNMWAITHDEKVWLEPGEFKPERFLEEDVAIMGSDLRLAPFGSGRRVCPGKALGISTVELWLAQFLQSFKWMPSGNHGVNLSEMLKLSLEMKHSLVCRAVPRIA; encoded by the exons ATGTCATCTGAacacttcttcctcttcttttcacCAGTCCTGATCAGCTTCGAGCTTTTCCTCTGTCTCCTTCTCTTCGTCCCCATCTTTGCTTTCTGGCTTTCCCCGGGCGGTCTTGCTTGGGCTCTCTCTAAAACCACCCGAACTGCCGCCATTCCCGGCCCTTCCGGACTCCCGTTTCTCGGGTTGGTTTTCGTTTTCACAGGCTCTTTGACTCACAGAGTCCTCGCCAAGCTTGCTGAGGCTTCTAAGGCGAAGCCATTGATGGCATTCTCAGTGGGGTTTACTCGTTTCATCATCTCGAGCCACCCGGACACGGCCAAGGAGATTCTGAACAGCTCGGCTTTCGCAGACCGGCCGGTGAAAGAGTCAGCTTACGAGCTCCTCTTCCACAAGGCAATGGGGTTCGCTCCGTTCGGCGAGTACTGGCGGAACCTGAGGAGGATCTCGGCCACCCATTTGTTCAGCCCGAAAAGAATAGCCTCTTTCGGGGAGTTTCGGGCAAGTATTGGGCGAAAAATGGTGGAGGAGATACGGGTTTTGATGGGGAGGAATAATGTTAACGGCGAGGTTGAGGTGAGGAAAGTTTTGCATTTGGGGTCGTTGAACAATGTGATGATGAGTGTGTTCGGGAGGAGTTACGAGTTTGGTGAGCGGTGTGGGAGTTATGAAGGGTGTGAGCTTGAGGGTTTGGTGAGTGAGGGGTATGAGCTGCTAGGGGTTTTTAATTGGAGTGATCACTTTCCTCTTTTGGGTTGGTTGGATTTGCAAGGAGTGAGAAAAAGGTGCAGGATTTTGGTGGCAAAGGTTAATGTTTTTGTTGGGAGGATTATAGAGGAGCATAGGGCAAAGAGGGCTGAGAATAATGGAATACTAACTAAGGGTGATGAGTGCTCAGGTGATTTTGTTGATGTGCTGCTTGATCTGGAGAAAGAGAACAGGCTCAGTGACTCTGATATGATTGCTGTTTTATGG GAAATGATATTCAGGGGGACCGAGACAGTGGCAATCCTCCTAGAGTGGATTCTTGCACGAATGGTGCTTCATCCAGATATCCAAGCCAAAGCACAATCTGAAATCGAAACCATTGTCGGCAGAAATCGATCAGTGTCGGATTCCGACGTCCCCAACCTACCCTACCTCCAGGCCATTGTAAAAGAAACCTTGAGAATGCACCCTCCTGGTCCCCTCCTCTCCTGGGCAAGGCTCGCCGTCCACGACACACACGTAGGCCACCACTTCATTCCAGCTGGCACAACGGCAATCGTAAATATGTGGGCGATAACTCACGACGAGAAGGTCTGGTTGGAGCCCGGAGAGTTCAAGCCAGAGCGGTTTCTGGAGGAAGATGTAGCCATCATGGGCTCTGATCTTAGGTTGGCTCCATTTGGTTCTGGAAGAAGGGTTTGTCCTGGCAAGGCCTTGGGAATTTCCACTGTTGAGCTCTGGCTTGCGCAATTTCTCCAAAGCTTCAAATGGATGCCTTCTGGTAATCATGGTGTCAACTTGTCGGAGATGCTGAAACTTTCATTGGAGATGAAACATTCCTTGGTCTGCAGGGCTGTTCCTAGGATTGCTTGA
- the LOC132175930 gene encoding cleavage stimulation factor subunit 50 isoform X2 — MLRGVTSSALFDLGSSLPASYGSIPAPRAAAVDFSAVQDTKGSSKSFPKHETRHLSEHKNVARCARFSPDGRFVATGSADTSIKLFEVAKIKQMLLPDARDGHVRPVIRTFYDHIQPINDLDFHPQNTVLISGAKDHTIKFFDFSKMTAKRAFRVIQDTHNVRSVSFHPSGDFLLAGTDHSIPHLYDVNTFQCYLSANVPEIGANGAINQVRYSSTGGMYVTASKDGAVRLWDGVTANCVRSIVGAHGVAEATSANFTKDQRFVLSCGKDSTVKLWEVGTGRLVKQYLGATHTQLRCQAVFNDTEEFVLSIDEPSNEIVIWDALTAEKVARWPSNHIGAPRWVEHSPVEAAFVSSGTDRSIRFWKEIL, encoded by the exons ATGTTAAGAGGGGTTACATCATCTGCATTGTTTGATTTGGGTAGTTCATTACCTGCATCATATGGCTCAATCCCTGCTCCTCGCGCTGCTGCTGTTGATTTCAG TGCTGTGCAGGATACAAAAGGGTCATCAAAAAGTTTTCCAAAGCATGAGACACGGCATCTTTCAGAGCACAAG AATGTTGCCAGATGTGCAAGATTTAGCCCTGATGGGAGGTTTGTTGCCACTGGAAGTGCAGATACATCAATAAAGCTCTTTGAG GTTGCAAAAATTAAGCAAATGCTGCTGCCAGATGCAAGAGATGGTCATGTGCGACCTGTCATACGGACGTTTTATGACCATATACAA CCAATAAATGACTTGGATTTCCATCCTCAAAATACTGTTCTGATATCTGGGGCCAAAGATCACACTATAAA GTTCTTTGATTTCTCCAAAATGACTGCAAAGAGAGCATTCAGAGTTATACAG GATACACACAATGTGCGTTCTGTATCTTTTCATCCTTCTGGAGATTTTCTTTTAGCAG GAACTGATCATTCAATCCCACACTTGTACGATGTCAATACCTTTCAGTGCTATCTATCTGCAAATGTGCCAGAAATTGGTGCTAATGGAGCCATAAATCAG GTCAGGTATTCATCTACAGGTGGCATGTATGTTACAGCATCTAAAGATGGTGCTGTTCGGCTATGGGATGGGGTAACTGCCAATTGTGTGCGCTCCATAGTTGGTGCACATGGAGTGGCTGAGGCAACTAGTGCAAATTTTACAAAGGATCAAAG GTTTGTTCTCTCTTGTGGGAAGGATTCGACTGTGAAGCTTTGGGAAGTTGGCACCGGAAGATTGGTCAAACAGTATCTTGGAGCTACACATACACAGTTGCGGTGCCAG GCTGTTTTCAATGACACTGAAGAATTCGTACTATCCATAGATGAACCAAGCAATGAG ATTGTAATTTGGGATGCTCTGACAGCAGAAAAAGTAGCAAGGTGGCCTTCAAATCATATCGGTGCACCCCGCTGGGTTGAACACTCACCGGTAGAGGCCGCCTTCGTTTCCTCTGGGACTGATAGGTCTATCCGGTTCTGGAAGGAAATACTCTAG
- the LOC132175930 gene encoding cleavage stimulation factor subunit 50 isoform X1 — MENSVEQTLQDGKLYRHLNSLIVAHLRDNNLNQAASAVASATMTPLNVEAPPNKLLELFAKGLAVEKDEMLRGVTSSALFDLGSSLPASYGSIPAPRAAAVDFSAVQDTKGSSKSFPKHETRHLSEHKNVARCARFSPDGRFVATGSADTSIKLFEVAKIKQMLLPDARDGHVRPVIRTFYDHIQPINDLDFHPQNTVLISGAKDHTIKFFDFSKMTAKRAFRVIQDTHNVRSVSFHPSGDFLLAGTDHSIPHLYDVNTFQCYLSANVPEIGANGAINQVRYSSTGGMYVTASKDGAVRLWDGVTANCVRSIVGAHGVAEATSANFTKDQRFVLSCGKDSTVKLWEVGTGRLVKQYLGATHTQLRCQAVFNDTEEFVLSIDEPSNEIVIWDALTAEKVARWPSNHIGAPRWVEHSPVEAAFVSSGTDRSIRFWKEIL, encoded by the exons ATGGAGAACAGCGTGGAGCAGACTCTGCAAGATGGGAAACTGTACAGGCATCTCAATTCTCTTATCGTTGCTCATCTTCGTGACAACAATCTTAATCAG gCTGCAAGTGCAGTTGCTTCAGCAACCATGACACCGTTGAATGTTGAAGCCCCACCTAATAAGCTTCTGGAGCTGTTTGCTAAG GGTCTTGCAGTGGAGAAAGATGAGATGTTAAGAGGGGTTACATCATCTGCATTGTTTGATTTGGGTAGTTCATTACCTGCATCATATGGCTCAATCCCTGCTCCTCGCGCTGCTGCTGTTGATTTCAG TGCTGTGCAGGATACAAAAGGGTCATCAAAAAGTTTTCCAAAGCATGAGACACGGCATCTTTCAGAGCACAAG AATGTTGCCAGATGTGCAAGATTTAGCCCTGATGGGAGGTTTGTTGCCACTGGAAGTGCAGATACATCAATAAAGCTCTTTGAG GTTGCAAAAATTAAGCAAATGCTGCTGCCAGATGCAAGAGATGGTCATGTGCGACCTGTCATACGGACGTTTTATGACCATATACAA CCAATAAATGACTTGGATTTCCATCCTCAAAATACTGTTCTGATATCTGGGGCCAAAGATCACACTATAAA GTTCTTTGATTTCTCCAAAATGACTGCAAAGAGAGCATTCAGAGTTATACAG GATACACACAATGTGCGTTCTGTATCTTTTCATCCTTCTGGAGATTTTCTTTTAGCAG GAACTGATCATTCAATCCCACACTTGTACGATGTCAATACCTTTCAGTGCTATCTATCTGCAAATGTGCCAGAAATTGGTGCTAATGGAGCCATAAATCAG GTCAGGTATTCATCTACAGGTGGCATGTATGTTACAGCATCTAAAGATGGTGCTGTTCGGCTATGGGATGGGGTAACTGCCAATTGTGTGCGCTCCATAGTTGGTGCACATGGAGTGGCTGAGGCAACTAGTGCAAATTTTACAAAGGATCAAAG GTTTGTTCTCTCTTGTGGGAAGGATTCGACTGTGAAGCTTTGGGAAGTTGGCACCGGAAGATTGGTCAAACAGTATCTTGGAGCTACACATACACAGTTGCGGTGCCAG GCTGTTTTCAATGACACTGAAGAATTCGTACTATCCATAGATGAACCAAGCAATGAG ATTGTAATTTGGGATGCTCTGACAGCAGAAAAAGTAGCAAGGTGGCCTTCAAATCATATCGGTGCACCCCGCTGGGTTGAACACTCACCGGTAGAGGCCGCCTTCGTTTCCTCTGGGACTGATAGGTCTATCCGGTTCTGGAAGGAAATACTCTAG